The following proteins are encoded in a genomic region of Vulpes vulpes isolate BD-2025 chromosome X, VulVul3, whole genome shotgun sequence:
- the ZFX gene encoding zinc finger X-chromosomal protein isoform X1 encodes MDEDGLELQPQEPNSFFDATGADATHMDGDQIVVEVQETVFVSDVVDSDITVHNFVPDDPDSVVIQDVIEDVVIEDVQCPDIMEEADVSETVIIPEQVLDSDVTEEVSLAHCTVPDDVLASDITSASMSMPEHVLTSESIHVSDVGHVEHVVHDSVVEAEIVTDPLTTDVVSEEVLVADCASEAVIDANGIPVDQQDDDKSNCEDYLMISLDDAGKIEHDGSSGMTMDAESEIDPCKVDGTCPEVIKVYIFKADPGEDDLGGTVDIVESEPENDHGVELLDQSSSIRVPREKMVYMTVNDSQQEDEDLNVAEIADEVYMEVIVGEEDAAAAAAAAAAHEQQIDDNEIKTFMPIAWAAAYGNNSDGIETRNGTASALLHIDESAGLGRLAKQKPKKRRRPDSRQYQTAIIIGPDGHPLTVYPCMICGKKFKSRGFLKRHMKNHPEHLTKKKYRCTDCDYTTNKKISLHNHLESHKLTSKAEKAIECDECGKHFSHAGALFTHKMVHKEKGANKMHKCKFCEYETAEQGLLNRHLLAVHSKNFPHICVECGKGFRHPSELKKHMRIHTGEKPYQCQYCEYRSADSSNLKTHVKTKHSKEMPFKCDICLLTFSDTKEVQQHALIHQESKTHQCLHCDHKSSNSSDLKRHIISVHTKDYPHKCDMCDKGFHRPSELKKHVAAHKGKKMHQCRHCDFKIADPFVLSRHILSVHTKDLPFRCKRCRKGFRQQNELKKHMKTHSGRKVYQCEYCEYSTTDASGFKRHVISIHTKDYPHRCEYCKKGFRRPSEKNQHIMRHHKEVGLP; translated from the exons ATGGATGAAGATGGACTTGAATTACAACCACAAGAGCCAAACTCATTTTTTGATGCAACAG gagctGATGCTACACACATGGACGGTGATCAAATTGTTGTGGAAGTACAAGAAACTGTTTTTGTTTCAGATGTTGTGGATTCAGACATAACTGTGCATAACTTTGTTCCTGATGACCCAGACTCAGTTGTAATCCAGGATGTAATTGAGGATGTTGTTATAGAAGATGTTCAGTGCCCCGATATCATGGAAGAAGCAGATGTATCTGAAACGGTCATCATTCCTGAGCAAGTGCTGGACTCAGATGTAACCGAAGAAGTTTCTTTAGCACATTGCACAGTCCCAGATGATGTTTTAGCTTCCGACATTACTTCAGCCTCAATGTCTATGCCAGAACACGTCTTGACGAGTGAATCTATACATGTGTCTGATGTTGGACATGTCGAACACGTGGTTCATGACAGTGTAGTAGAAGCAGAAATCGTCACCGATCCTCTCACAACAGATGTCGTTTCAGAAGAAGTATTGGTAGCAGATTGTGCCTCTGAAGCAGTCATAGATGCCAATGGAATCCCTGTGGACCAGCAAGATGATGACAAAAGCAACTGTGAGGACTACCTTATGATTTCCT TGGATGATGCTGGCAAAATAGAACACGATGGTTCCTCTGGAATGACCATGGATGCAGAGTCGGAAATTGACCCTTGTAAGGTGGATGGCACTTGCCCAGAAGTCATCAAGgtgtacatttttaaagctgACCCTGGAGAGGATGACTTAG GTGGCACCGTAGACATTGTGGAAAGTGAGCCTGAGAATGATCACGGAGTTGAATTACTTGATCAGAGTAGCAGTATTCGTGTGCCAAGGGAAAAGATGGTTTATATGACTGTCAACGACTCTCAGCAAGAAGATGAAGATTTAA ATGTTGCGGAAATCGCCGACGAAGTTTATATGGAGGTGATCGTAGGGGAGGAGGATGCTGCAGCGGCTGCAGCGGCCGCTGCAGCACACGAGCAACAGATTGatgacaatgaaataaaaaccttCATGCCAATCGCTTGGGCGGCAGCTTACG GTAATAATTCTGATGGAATTGAAACCCGGAATGGCACTGCAAGTGCCCTCTTGCACATAGATGAGTCTGCTGGGCTCGGCAGACTGgctaaacaaaaaccaaagaaaaggagaagacctGATTCCAGGCAGTACCAAACAG caATAATTATTGGCCCTGATGGACATCCCTTGACTGTCTATCCTTGCATGATTTGTGGGAAAAAATTTAAGTCAAGAGGTTTTTTGAAAAGGCACATGaaaaaccatcctgaacaccttaCCAAGAAGAAGTACCGCTGTACTGACTGTGATTACACTACCAACAAGAAGATAAGTTTACACAACCACCTGGAGAGCCACAAGCTGACCAGCAAAGCAGAGAAGGCCATTGAATGCGACGAGTGTGGGAAGCATTTCTCTCATGCTGGGGCTTTGTTTACGCACAAAATGGTGCATAAGGAGAAAGGAGCCAACAAAATGCACAAGTGTAAATTCTGTGAATACGAGACAGCTGAACAAGGGTTATTGAATCGCCACCTTTTGGCGGTCCACAGCAAGAACTTTCCTCATATTTGTGTGGAGTGCGGCAAAGGTTTTCGTCACCCATCAGAGCTCAAAAAGCACATGCGAAtccacactggggagaagccGTACCAGTGCCAGTACTGCGAATATAGGTCTGCAGACTCTTCTAACTTGAAAACACATGTAAAAACTAAGCATAGTAAAGAGATGCCATTCAAGTGTGACATCTGTCTTCTGACTTTCTCAGATACCAAAGAGGTGCAGCAACATGCTCTTATCCACCAAGAAAGCAAAACACACCAGTGTTTGCACTGCGACCACAAGAGTTCGAACTCAAGTGATTTGAAACGACACATAATTTCGGTTCACACGAAGGACTACCCCCATAAGTGTGACATGTGTGATAAAGGCTTTCACAGGCCTTCTGAACTCAAGAAACACGTGGCTGCCCACAAGGGTAAAAAAATGCACCAGTGTAGACATTGTGACTTTAAGATTGCAGATCCATTTGTTCTAAGTCGCCATATTCTCTCAGTTCACACAAAAGATCTTCCATTTAGGTGTAAGAGATGTAGAAAGGGATTTAGGCAACAGAATGAGCTTAAAAAGCATATGAAGACACACAGTGGCAGGAAAGTGTATCAGTGTGAGTACTGTGAGTATAGCACTACAGATGCCTCAGGCTTTAAACGGCACGTTATCTCCATTCATACAAAAGACTATCCTCACCGTTGTGAGTACTGCAAGAAAGGGTTCCGTAGACCTTCAGAAAAGAACCAGCACATAATGCGACATCATAAAGAAGTTGGCCTGCCCTAA
- the ZFX gene encoding zinc finger X-chromosomal protein isoform X2 has protein sequence MDEDGLELQPQEPNSFFDATGADATHMDGDQIVVEVQETVFVSDVVDSDITVHNFVPDDPDSVVIQDVIEDVVIEDVQCPDIMEEADVSETVIIPEQVLDSDVTEEVSLAHCTVPDDVLASDITSASMSMPEHVLTSESIHVSDVGHVEHVVHDSVVEAEIVTDPLTTDVVSEEVLVADCASEAVIDANGIPVDQQDDDKSNCEDYLMISLDDAGKIEHDGSSGMTMDAESEIDPCKVDGTCPEVIKVYIFKADPGEDDLGGTVDIVESEPENDHGVELLDQSSSIRVPREKMVYMTVNDSQQEDEDLNVAEIADEVYMEVIVGEEDAAAAAAAAAAHEQQIDDNEIKTFMPIAWAAAYAIIIGPDGHPLTVYPCMICGKKFKSRGFLKRHMKNHPEHLTKKKYRCTDCDYTTNKKISLHNHLESHKLTSKAEKAIECDECGKHFSHAGALFTHKMVHKEKGANKMHKCKFCEYETAEQGLLNRHLLAVHSKNFPHICVECGKGFRHPSELKKHMRIHTGEKPYQCQYCEYRSADSSNLKTHVKTKHSKEMPFKCDICLLTFSDTKEVQQHALIHQESKTHQCLHCDHKSSNSSDLKRHIISVHTKDYPHKCDMCDKGFHRPSELKKHVAAHKGKKMHQCRHCDFKIADPFVLSRHILSVHTKDLPFRCKRCRKGFRQQNELKKHMKTHSGRKVYQCEYCEYSTTDASGFKRHVISIHTKDYPHRCEYCKKGFRRPSEKNQHIMRHHKEVGLP, from the exons ATGGATGAAGATGGACTTGAATTACAACCACAAGAGCCAAACTCATTTTTTGATGCAACAG gagctGATGCTACACACATGGACGGTGATCAAATTGTTGTGGAAGTACAAGAAACTGTTTTTGTTTCAGATGTTGTGGATTCAGACATAACTGTGCATAACTTTGTTCCTGATGACCCAGACTCAGTTGTAATCCAGGATGTAATTGAGGATGTTGTTATAGAAGATGTTCAGTGCCCCGATATCATGGAAGAAGCAGATGTATCTGAAACGGTCATCATTCCTGAGCAAGTGCTGGACTCAGATGTAACCGAAGAAGTTTCTTTAGCACATTGCACAGTCCCAGATGATGTTTTAGCTTCCGACATTACTTCAGCCTCAATGTCTATGCCAGAACACGTCTTGACGAGTGAATCTATACATGTGTCTGATGTTGGACATGTCGAACACGTGGTTCATGACAGTGTAGTAGAAGCAGAAATCGTCACCGATCCTCTCACAACAGATGTCGTTTCAGAAGAAGTATTGGTAGCAGATTGTGCCTCTGAAGCAGTCATAGATGCCAATGGAATCCCTGTGGACCAGCAAGATGATGACAAAAGCAACTGTGAGGACTACCTTATGATTTCCT TGGATGATGCTGGCAAAATAGAACACGATGGTTCCTCTGGAATGACCATGGATGCAGAGTCGGAAATTGACCCTTGTAAGGTGGATGGCACTTGCCCAGAAGTCATCAAGgtgtacatttttaaagctgACCCTGGAGAGGATGACTTAG GTGGCACCGTAGACATTGTGGAAAGTGAGCCTGAGAATGATCACGGAGTTGAATTACTTGATCAGAGTAGCAGTATTCGTGTGCCAAGGGAAAAGATGGTTTATATGACTGTCAACGACTCTCAGCAAGAAGATGAAGATTTAA ATGTTGCGGAAATCGCCGACGAAGTTTATATGGAGGTGATCGTAGGGGAGGAGGATGCTGCAGCGGCTGCAGCGGCCGCTGCAGCACACGAGCAACAGATTGatgacaatgaaataaaaaccttCATGCCAATCGCTTGGGCGGCAGCTTACG caATAATTATTGGCCCTGATGGACATCCCTTGACTGTCTATCCTTGCATGATTTGTGGGAAAAAATTTAAGTCAAGAGGTTTTTTGAAAAGGCACATGaaaaaccatcctgaacaccttaCCAAGAAGAAGTACCGCTGTACTGACTGTGATTACACTACCAACAAGAAGATAAGTTTACACAACCACCTGGAGAGCCACAAGCTGACCAGCAAAGCAGAGAAGGCCATTGAATGCGACGAGTGTGGGAAGCATTTCTCTCATGCTGGGGCTTTGTTTACGCACAAAATGGTGCATAAGGAGAAAGGAGCCAACAAAATGCACAAGTGTAAATTCTGTGAATACGAGACAGCTGAACAAGGGTTATTGAATCGCCACCTTTTGGCGGTCCACAGCAAGAACTTTCCTCATATTTGTGTGGAGTGCGGCAAAGGTTTTCGTCACCCATCAGAGCTCAAAAAGCACATGCGAAtccacactggggagaagccGTACCAGTGCCAGTACTGCGAATATAGGTCTGCAGACTCTTCTAACTTGAAAACACATGTAAAAACTAAGCATAGTAAAGAGATGCCATTCAAGTGTGACATCTGTCTTCTGACTTTCTCAGATACCAAAGAGGTGCAGCAACATGCTCTTATCCACCAAGAAAGCAAAACACACCAGTGTTTGCACTGCGACCACAAGAGTTCGAACTCAAGTGATTTGAAACGACACATAATTTCGGTTCACACGAAGGACTACCCCCATAAGTGTGACATGTGTGATAAAGGCTTTCACAGGCCTTCTGAACTCAAGAAACACGTGGCTGCCCACAAGGGTAAAAAAATGCACCAGTGTAGACATTGTGACTTTAAGATTGCAGATCCATTTGTTCTAAGTCGCCATATTCTCTCAGTTCACACAAAAGATCTTCCATTTAGGTGTAAGAGATGTAGAAAGGGATTTAGGCAACAGAATGAGCTTAAAAAGCATATGAAGACACACAGTGGCAGGAAAGTGTATCAGTGTGAGTACTGTGAGTATAGCACTACAGATGCCTCAGGCTTTAAACGGCACGTTATCTCCATTCATACAAAAGACTATCCTCACCGTTGTGAGTACTGCAAGAAAGGGTTCCGTAGACCTTCAGAAAAGAACCAGCACATAATGCGACATCATAAAGAAGTTGGCCTGCCCTAA